The DNA sequence TATAAACTGAGGAGTTTGCAGAAAAAAGACCAAAGCCAGAGCGTAGCCTTTGGGTCATTAGTGTTAAGTTATTGTCTTCCATTGGTATAATGATGATAATTAGAAGAAAATACTACTCAGTCGATTCCGAGATCATTTTTATACTTGCTTTACAAAACAAGTAGATAAATACAGGAAAGTAACACAATAATGGACACAGATATTTTAAGGACATACACATAATAATATATTAGTTAACGATTCCATTAGTAAATATCTATCCAGTAACTCCAGATGTTGTGTGAATTGGACCTGCAATActttcaatattaaaaaaagtgCAGACCCTCGCCTGTGGCAGCGGTGGCTGAGACTCATTAACGCAAGTGAGGTTGCTGacaacagcacgttcacaacaacTACATACTAATACTGACTCTCCAGTTTGGGgttctgagtcgagcttcaccaaactttgaacGGCTCTtggtgcagcagcggtggtgtagattcagggttctgtggactgagtcctgcagccggtctttacttgTCGTACTGCAGGTCAATTTATAGTTTCAggaagaaagctgcaaccagcatcaacacaggccaaacaaaaaTCCCATTCcaattcaatacatttttacatcacAATACAAAATGTAATACAAAAATGATAACTGACAATCAAAAAGCTgattaaacaacacaaaaactgaaAGATTGTCTATATGTTAATACTGTATGTAAGACTGTATGACATTTTACCTCTTCCCGTCTTTGACCTCCAGGCTGTGGCAAGCTCACTGGCGTCAGTAATCCCATCACAGTACGAGCATCGGGGTCAAGGTTTGGCTTCTGGATGACAGATACTATGATCCCCAGCTCAGACAACAGAGTAAGTCTCTCTCGTTCTCGCCACATTCCCTCAACTCTTGTCCCTTTCATTCCCTACAACCCGCTTCATAGTTCGACACACACCGCCGGATAAAGTGGAACAAAAGTCACTTGCCGAGAACAGGCTGAACTCTGTCAGTGGCtcgatgaaaaaaaatatatcccTCGCAGCAACGCTGCCATGATACTTAAGTCGCTGATTGACTGTTTTGCCTGAGCAGGACTTCTGGTgagctctggaggaggagagacagagagagaaatggggaaGCAAAGCTGAGTCACTGATAGATAGCATCCCTTTCCCTCCTCCCCGTCTTCCTCTGTCACCGCAACTCCAGCTGATTAATCACTTCATCATCAGTACAGAGATGGATGAGTTGTGTGGGCTAAAGTTTTCTAAATCACCCAGGTAATTACCAGGAGTGTGCTCTGGACCCAGATGATATAGTAATGGCTTCAGCTGATTAGAGATGACATGTGGTTTTGTGTGGACAGGCACATGGAATGGAACACGGGGGAAAGAGATAcgatgggtggggggggttgggtGCTGCGGGGCCTGGTGAAtggaggggggcgggggggggggggggagtggtgGTGGAGAGTGGATTATTAGCCATCTGTAAGGGAGAATGGAAACGGATGAAGTTCaagaggagggatgagggtgGCCTTTTTCATCTCCACCCTGAATCATCGCAGGCTTAATAGATATTGCTGGCAGAAAAGGTCAATTTTCCGAGATTGAATGTCCCGATCTTTATCTTTAATCACTTGACTTTCTCAGATCACATTCGACTCTTTAGATCAATCGCTAATTGTATTAACAGCCAGATACATCAACACATGCCACATCAGCACCCACGACAATCATGATAATCATATTTGGGGACGCGTCTTCGTCGCTGAGGAGCCAAATAAGacgagagaaggagagggggagaaaaaaaagccacatgGTCTAAATGTGCTAGAGCTTCAGCCTGGCTCAGCTCCCGCCTCCCGCTCAGCTCCAGGGACTCATTTAGCAGGCAGAGGAGAAACAATGCTTGATGCACCATAATCTCCCCTTCTCCATAATTCAGCTGCTGTTTACCTCACCACCCCCTACTCCTCCCATACCCTTCCATACCCCCCCCAGTCACacttttattaaagaaaagtgGCTATTTTCCACCTGAGAGGAGGGGAAgtgaggaggggaagagagacaTATTGGAAAAGAAGTGCTTCAGAAGAATAATGGCTGAATCACAGCAAAATTCTCGTTGATATATGTGGgacaaaataaatatctaaGCCAACAGCAGTGTAATTGAATCAATTAAAAGCTGAAGTGTGCTTCGACAGAACCATTGAGGGAATAAGATGGAAGACGCAGCCGGAGAGGGGCCTTGCCAGTGGAGAGATCCACTGAGAGTGCTTGAGGAAAAAGATAGAGCCGCTAAATGGATTGATTTTCTGTAAATGTGGACTGGAAAGGGCAGGGAGCACGGGCAGTGGTTGACTGCAAAGTACGGGCATCGTCttaacaaacatgcacacacactcacacacacacacacacgagatcAATAGTTCAGCGCAAGTATTCAAATATGCACAAGTGCACGAAGGCATACACTCACCCTCCAACAGAgattcaccacacacacacttactttgCTCAGGGCGATGCCACCAGCTACAATGATGGCAGAGTTCTTGCAGAGAGTTGTGCCATATATAGCAAGACAATAATATCCCATAACCTTTAGACCTTCACATCAACTTCTTCAGTTTCTTCCTTTTCCCGCCAGTCGGAttcacctctcctcttttcacAGGTGTGGTCCATGGATGGTTACTTCAAGGGACGTCGTGTCCTGGAATACCGCACAATGAATGATTTCATGAAGGGCCAGAACTTTGTGCAGCACCTGCTGCCTCACCCCTGGGCAGGCACCGGCCACGTGGTTTACAACGGCTCGCTGTACTACAACAAGTACCAGAGCAACATCATCATCAAGTACCACTTCCGCTCTCGGAGTGTGCTGGTGCAGCGCAGCCTGAGTGGGGCCGGATATAACAACACCTTTCCCTACTCCTGGGGTGGCTCCTCTGACATCGACCTCATGGCGGATGAAAATGGCCTGTGGGCCGTTTATACCACCATCCCCAACGCTGGGAACATTGTCATCAGCCGCCTGGAGCCGCAGAGTCTGGAAGTGCTGCAGACATGGGACACAGGTTTTCCCAAGCGCAGTGCTGGAGAGTCCTTCATGATCTGCGGTACACTTTACGTCACCAACTCCCACCTGGCTGGTGCCAAGATCTACTTTGCCTACTACACCAACACGTCGAGCTACGAGTACACGGACATCCCCTTCCACAATCAATACTCCCACATCTCCATGATGGACTACAACCCCAGGGAGAGGGTCCTGTACACCTGGAACAACGGACACCAGGTGCTCTATAACGTCACACTGTTCCAGGTTATTAAGACTTCTGGTGACTGAGAACCCTCAGACTGACCCACTCAAATAATGCTGTGATCAatgttcgggggggggggggggggggggggggggggcacaggtGGAGGTGGGGTACTCGTGGGTGGTGTGGGTTGAGGGGGGGTTCAATGT is a window from the Hippoglossus hippoglossus isolate fHipHip1 chromosome 8, fHipHip1.pri, whole genome shotgun sequence genome containing:
- the olfm2a gene encoding noelin-2a isoform X1 yields the protein MSVPMLKIGAVLSTMAMVTNWMSQTLPSLVGLNGTSISRGGTSERIVSALYPSPEEGWQIYSSAQDADGKCVCTVVAPAQNMCNRDPRSRQLRQLMEKVQNISQSMEVLDLRTYRDLQYVRNTESLMKVVDGKLKVASDNPRSLNPKGFQELKDKVTQLLPLLPVLEQYKADAKMILRLREEVRNLSLVLMAIQEEMGAYDYEELRQRVLLLETRLHSCMQKLGCGKLTGVSNPITVRASGSRFGFWMTDTMIPSSDNRVWSMDGYFKGRRVLEYRTMNDFMKGQNFVQHLLPHPWAGTGHVVYNGSLYYNKYQSNIIIKYHFRSRSVLVQRSLSGAGYNNTFPYSWGGSSDIDLMADENGLWAVYTTIPNAGNIVISRLEPQSLEVLQTWDTGFPKRSAGESFMICGTLYVTNSHLAGAKIYFAYYTNTSSYEYTDIPFHNQYSHISMMDYNPRERVLYTWNNGHQVLYNVTLFQVIKTSGD
- the olfm2a gene encoding noelin-2a isoform X2, producing the protein MHLFSAMFLLVMLAVVPCEALYPSPEEGWQIYSSAQDADGKCVCTVVAPAQNMCNRDPRSRQLRQLMEKVQNISQSMEVLDLRTYRDLQYVRNTESLMKVVDGKLKVASDNPRSLNPKGFQELKDKVTQLLPLLPVLEQYKADAKMILRLREEVRNLSLVLMAIQEEMGAYDYEELRQRVLLLETRLHSCMQKLGCGKLTGVSNPITVRASGSRFGFWMTDTMIPSSDNRVWSMDGYFKGRRVLEYRTMNDFMKGQNFVQHLLPHPWAGTGHVVYNGSLYYNKYQSNIIIKYHFRSRSVLVQRSLSGAGYNNTFPYSWGGSSDIDLMADENGLWAVYTTIPNAGNIVISRLEPQSLEVLQTWDTGFPKRSAGESFMICGTLYVTNSHLAGAKIYFAYYTNTSSYEYTDIPFHNQYSHISMMDYNPRERVLYTWNNGHQVLYNVTLFQVIKTSGD